GTGGATACGATGGATATCAAGAGACTGACGGCTGATTCTTTGGTTCTGGATAACCAAGGAATGGAAATTCGTTACGCAAAGCAGAAGTAATTTGTTTGCTGTAGAATTAAAAAAGCTACTTTCCTGATGATTTGTCTTTCGGAAAGTAGCTTTTTTATAGCTTTTCAGAGATGCTGCTTACAAAAGGTCTAAAGCTTTGAAAGCTTTCACTAACTTTTCTACAGCACTGTCTATTTGTTCTTTGGTGTGAGTAGCCATCAATGCCACGCGTACCAATGTGTCTTGCGGAGCACATGCCGGCGGAATAACCGGATTGATGAATACACCTTCGTCGAAAGCTAACTTAGTAACCATGAAAGTCTTCTCCGTATCGCGTACATAAAGAGGAATGATAGGAGACTCAGTAGCACCGATCTCGAAGCCTGCTTCACGGAAACGTCTCAGAGCATAGTTGGTTGCTTCCCACAGAGCGTTCAGTCTTTCCGGTTCATTCTGGATGATATGAAGCGCTTCCAGAGCAGCTGCTGTTGCAGCCGGAGTGTTGGATGCACTGAAAATATAAGTACGTGCATTGTGTCGCAGCCAGTTGATGATAGAAGAATCAGCAGCGATAAAACCGCCGATAGAGGCCAGTGACTTACTGAAAGTACCCATGATCAGGTCTACTTCGTGTGTCAGACCGAAATGGTCGCATACACCACGTCCCTGTTTTCCGAATACACCCAAACCGTGAGCTTCGTCTACCATGATAGTAGCATTGTATTTATGTTTCAGGCGAACGATTTCGGGTAGGTTTGCCAAGTCACCTTCCATAGAGAATACACCGTCTACTATGATCAGTTTCACTGAATCCGGATTGCACTTCTGAAGTTGCTTTTCCAGATCCGCCATATCGTTGTGCTTATATTTTAATTGCTGTGAGAAGGAGAGACGACGGCCATCTACGATAGAGGCATGGTCACGGTCATCACATATTATATAATCATTTCGGTCGGTCAGGCATGAGATAACTCCGGAATTAACCGTAAAACCGGTAGAGAAGCAAAGTGCTTCATCCTTGCCAACAAAGGCTGCCAGTTCTTTTTCAAGTTGAACATGAAGATCGAGCGTACCATTCAGAAAACGTGAACCGGCACAACCGGAACCGTATTTGCGCATGGCTTTGATACCTGCTTCAATCACTCTTTCATCTCCCGTAAGGCCAGTGTATGCATTGGACCCGAACATTAACACATGTTGTCCGCCCATTTCTACTTCTGTACCCTGCTTTCCCTCAATCTCACGGAAATATGGGTAAACGCCCTGTGCCATAAATTTCTGTGGCAGGTCGTACTTAGCTAACTTCTCTTGTAATAATCCCATGAATTATAATTTATTATACTCATACTCAGATCATTCGCTGATGATCTAATTTCCTTTTATCTTAACAAGTGTTTAAAACAGGGGGCAAAGATAACAAAATTTGCTTTTATCTGTTCTTTTTAAAAGAAAAAAGTTGCTCCCATGAGATTAGAAACCTCTAATAGATCAAAATTTAATATATTTGTATTACTTTTGTCGTCTACAATTGACAAAGATTAGCATGAACGAAAGAATGAAAAGAATAATATTCGTCGTCAATCCTATTTCGGGAACACAAAGTAAAGAATTGATTCTTAACTTGCTGGATGAAAAAATTGATAAGGCGAGATACACTTGGGAAGTAGTGTATACGGAAAGAGCCGGTCATGCAGTAGAGATAGCTGCCAAAGCTGCGGAAGAGAAAGCTGACGTCGTTGTGGCTATCGGGGGGGACGGAACAATTAATGAAATAGCTCGTTCGCTGGTACATACTGATACCGCATTGGGAATTATTCCCTGCGGATCGGGGAATGGACTGGCGCGGCATCTGCACATACCTATGGAACCTAAGAAGGCACTGGAAGTGCTCAATGAGGGATGCTTGGATACCATAGATTATGGTAAGATTAATGGTACGGACTTTTTCTGTACCTGTGGAGTAGGGTTTGATGCATTTGTCAGTTTGAAATTTGCTCATGCCGGAAAGCGCGGACTATTGACTTATCTCGAAAAGACGTTGCAGGAAAGTCTTAAATATCAGCCCGAAACATATGAACTGGAAACGGAAAACGGAGTCAGCAAGTATAAAGCTTTCCTTATTGCCTGCGGAAATGCGTCGCAATATGGAAACAATGCATATATAGCTCCACAAGCCACATTGACGGATGGTTTGCTGGATGTGACCATCCTCGAGCCTTTTACCGTTTTGGATGTACCCTCTCTTGCTTTCCAGTTATTTAATAAAACTATTGATCAGAACAGCCGGATCAAGACATTCCGTTGTAAGAAGTTGTGTATTCGACGGGCTGTGCCGGGAGTCGTGCATTTTGATGGTGACCCGATGGAGACGGAGGCGGATGTAAATATCGAACTTATTAAAAGCGGATTACGCGTAGTTGTGCCGAAGACAG
This sequence is a window from Bacteroides thetaiotaomicron VPI-5482. Protein-coding genes within it:
- a CDS encoding serine palmitoyltransferase — protein: MGLLQEKLAKYDLPQKFMAQGVYPYFREIEGKQGTEVEMGGQHVLMFGSNAYTGLTGDERVIEAGIKAMRKYGSGCAGSRFLNGTLDLHVQLEKELAAFVGKDEALCFSTGFTVNSGVISCLTDRNDYIICDDRDHASIVDGRRLSFSQQLKYKHNDMADLEKQLQKCNPDSVKLIIVDGVFSMEGDLANLPEIVRLKHKYNATIMVDEAHGLGVFGKQGRGVCDHFGLTHEVDLIMGTFSKSLASIGGFIAADSSIINWLRHNARTYIFSASNTPAATAAALEALHIIQNEPERLNALWEATNYALRRFREAGFEIGATESPIIPLYVRDTEKTFMVTKLAFDEGVFINPVIPPACAPQDTLVRVALMATHTKEQIDSAVEKLVKAFKALDLL
- a CDS encoding diacylglycerol/lipid kinase family protein, which encodes MNERMKRIIFVVNPISGTQSKELILNLLDEKIDKARYTWEVVYTERAGHAVEIAAKAAEEKADVVVAIGGDGTINEIARSLVHTDTALGIIPCGSGNGLARHLHIPMEPKKALEVLNEGCLDTIDYGKINGTDFFCTCGVGFDAFVSLKFAHAGKRGLLTYLEKTLQESLKYQPETYELETENGVSKYKAFLIACGNASQYGNNAYIAPQATLTDGLLDVTILEPFTVLDVPSLAFQLFNKTIDQNSRIKTFRCKKLCIRRAVPGVVHFDGDPMETEADVNIELIKSGLRVVVPKTEEKDAANVLQRAQEYVNGIKLINEAIVDNITDKNKKILKKLTKKV